The genome window CGACGATGAGGACGGTGCGCAGGTCGAAGCGGCGGCGCGCCTCGACGTTGGAACGGAAGATGGCGGCGGCGGGCTGGCTGCGCGCGCGGGCGACCGGCGGAATGGTGAAGATCAAGGCGATCAGCAGGCCGAAGGCGGCAGCGGTGGCGAGCGGCAGCGGGTGGAGCCGGAAGCCGGGCGCGACCGGAAGCAGGTCGCCGGCGGCGGCGACGATCAGCGGCGGGAGCACGGCGCCGACGGTGAGGCCGACGGCGATCGCGACGAACGCGACGGCGCCGACCTGGAGAAGATAGATCCGCTCGATATCGGCGGCGCGCGCGCCGAGCACCTTGAGCGTCGCGATGCCGCCGCGCTTGGCGGCGAGATAGGAGCCGACCCCGTTGCTCACCCCGATCCCGGCGATGACGAGGGCGGCTAGGCCGATCAGCGCGAGGAATTGGCCCATGCGCTCGAAGAAGCGGCCGGCGCCGGGGGCGGCGCGCTCATGGTCCTTATATTCCCAGGTCTCGGCGGCGAAGCGCTGCTCGAGCTGCTCGCGCACCGCCTTCGCATCGCTGCCGGGCGGAAGGCGCAGGCGGTATTTGCTCTCGTACAGGCTGCCGGGCTGGATCAGGCCGGTGCGGGCGAGGCCGCCCAAGGATACCACAGCCACCGGGCCGAGGGTGAAGCCCTCGCCGACCCGGTCGGGCTCGTCGGCGATGATCCCGGCGACGGTGAAGTCGGTCCGGTTGTAGCGCAGCGTGCTTCCGGGGCGAAGCGACAAGCGTTCGGCGAGCGCCTTGTCGACCAACACTTCGGTCGGGGCGAGCTGGCGGTAGCGGCCGGCGACGAGCGTCAGCGCGCCGTAAAGCGGGTAGCGGGCGTCGACGCCTTTCAATTCGGTCAGCACGGGGGTCGCGCCGGCCGCTTGCGCCATCGCGCGAGTGCGGATGGTTTCGCTGAGCGTGCCGAGGCGGCGCAGCTGGGCGAGCTGGGCGGGGGCGGCCTGGCGCTGGGTCATGGCCACTTCGAGGTCGCCGCCGAGCAGGGTCCGGCCGCGGCTGGTGAGCTCGGCGCCGATGGCGGAAGTCAGGCTACCGATCGCGGCGAGCGTCGCCACGCCGAGGAACAGGCAGACGAACAGCAGGCGCAGGCCGCGAAAGCCGGCGTGGAGGTCGCGCCGGGCGATCCGCCACGCCGGGCCCCACCCGAGCGTGGTCACCGCTTGTCCTCGCTCAGGAGGCCGTCGGCCATGCGCAGGGTCCGGGTGCAGCGCTCGGCCAGCGCGGGATCGTGGGTGATGATGACGAGCGTCGCTCCGCTTGCCCGGTGGCGCTCGAACAAGAGGTCGATGACCGCCGCGCCGGTGGCAGTGTCGAGGTTGCCGGTCGGCTCGTCGGCGAACAGGATCGCCGGGCCGGGCGCCATGGCGCGGGCGATGGCGACCCGCTGCTGCTCGCCGCCGGAGAGTTGAGTGGGATAGTGGTCGAGGCGGTGGCCGAGGCCGACCGCGGCAAGCTCGCGCGCGGCGGCGTCGAACGCGTCCGCGCGGCCGGCAAGCTCGAGCGGGACGGCGACATTCTCGAGCGCGGTCATGGTCGGGAGCAGGTGGAAGGCCTGGAGGACGATGCCGATGCGGCCGCGGCGGGCCTCGGCGAGCTGGTCCTCGCCGAGCGCGGAGAATTCCACGCCGTTGACAGTGACGGTGCCCGAGCTGGCCTGCTCGAGCCCCGCGAGGATCGCCATCAGCGACGACTTGCCCGAGCCCGAAGGCCCGAGGATGGCGAGGCTCTCGCCGTGGGCGATGTCGAGCGAGACGCCGCGCAGGATCGCGACCGAGCCGAGCGCGAGGGTGACATTTTGCGCGCTGATCGCGATAGGATCGGCCGGTTGGTCTGGCATGTTGGCGGGAGCGGTCCTTGACGAAGAAGCTGGTGGCATATGGGGCGGCGCTGGCGCTTGTCCAATCGACGGCAGGGTGCGCGCCGGAAAGCGGGACTTTGGCCGAGGGCGAGCGGCGCATGGAAGAGCCGGCGGCGGCCGCTGAGGCTGAAGCGCACGGGCCGCTGGTGGTGGCGTTCGGGGACAGTTTGTTCGCCGGCTACGGGTTGGCGCAGAACGAGGGGCTGGCGCCGGCGCTCGACCGCGCGCTCGAGCAGGCAGGCGTTGCGGCAGAAGTCGTCAATGCGGGAGTCTCGGGCGATACCAGCGCGGCGGGCTTGCAGCGGCTAGCGTTCACGCTCGACGGGCAGGCGCGTGAACCCGCGCTGGTGATCGTCGGGCTGGGCGGCAACGACATGCTGCGCGGAGTGGCGCCGTCCCAGACCCGGGCCAATCTCGACGCGATGCTTGCCGCGCTCAAGCGGCGCGGGGTGCCGGCGATGCTCAGCGGAATGGTCGCGGCGCCGAACATGGGCGCGGATTATGCGCGCGAATTCAACGCGATCTATCCCGAGCTTGCGAAGAAATATGACGTTCCGCTGTATGCGTTCACGCTTGACGGAGTGATCGGCCAGCCGGGGCTGATGCTCGGCGACGGGGTGCATCCCAGCGCGCGCGGGGTGGCGGTGATGGCGGGGCGGATGGCGCCGGTGGTGAAGGATGCGCTCGCCACGCAATAGCGCTGGTGCCCCCGGTCGGACTCGAACCGACACTTCTTGCGAAACTCGATTTTGAGTCGAGCGCGTCTACCAATTCCGCCACAGGGGCCCCGGGCGAGCGCTAGCTAAGCGAGCGGGCGGCCGCTCGCAAGCCCGAGCGGTCAGCCGGCCGGACAGGAGCGCGCGGCGATCCATTGCTCGATGTGGCCGCGCAGCGCGACCAGCGGGACGATCCCGGTCTCGAGCACCCGCGCGTGGAATTCGCGCAGGTCGAAGCAGCGGCCGAGCGCCCGCTCCGCCTC of Sphingomonas mesophila contains these proteins:
- a CDS encoding ABC transporter ATP-binding protein, which codes for MPDQPADPIAISAQNVTLALGSVAILRGVSLDIAHGESLAILGPSGSGKSSLMAILAGLEQASSGTVTVNGVEFSALGEDQLAEARRGRIGIVLQAFHLLPTMTALENVAVPLELAGRADAFDAAARELAAVGLGHRLDHYPTQLSGGEQQRVAIARAMAPGPAILFADEPTGNLDTATGAAVIDLLFERHRASGATLVIITHDPALAERCTRTLRMADGLLSEDKR
- a CDS encoding arylesterase, which translates into the protein MTKKLVAYGAALALVQSTAGCAPESGTLAEGERRMEEPAAAAEAEAHGPLVVAFGDSLFAGYGLAQNEGLAPALDRALEQAGVAAEVVNAGVSGDTSAAGLQRLAFTLDGQAREPALVIVGLGGNDMLRGVAPSQTRANLDAMLAALKRRGVPAMLSGMVAAPNMGADYAREFNAIYPELAKKYDVPLYAFTLDGVIGQPGLMLGDGVHPSARGVAVMAGRMAPVVKDALATQ